The DNA sequence CGAGCAGGTCGTTGGCGGCGACGATCGCGTCGAGGCGGTGCCCGGCGTGCCGCGCGAGCAGAGCCTGGGCGCCGGCACGGCCGGCCGCGACGGTGAAGTCGCCGGCGGTCTCGGCGTCCACGAGGTCGGCGCTGAATCCTTCGCGCTCGACCGCCTCGTCGAAGCCACGCCGGCGGGCGGAGCCCGGCGTGGTGTCGGCGGGACCGTTGAGGAAGCCGATCCGCCTGCGGCCGAGTGCGACGATGTGCGCGACGGCCTGCCCGATGCCACCCGCGGAGTCGGTGGAGACCGAGTTGAGTCCGGAGTCCTCCAACGACCGGCCGATGACGACGACAGGGACGGGCGCCTCGCGGAGCGCTGTGACCAGTGCGTCCGTCACGCGGAGCGGGCTGACCACGAGGCCGTCGACCAGGCCGCTGCTGAGGCCGTGGACGAGCTCGATCGTCGACTCGGCCGAGTCCCCCGTGGTGGCGACCATCAGGCGGTACCCACGCCCGGCGAGCTCACCCTGCAGTGCCTTCATCATCTCGACGTAGACGGGGTTGCCGATGTCCGCGACGGCGAAGGCGATCTGGAACGTGCGGCGCAGGCGCAGGGACCTGCCGGTGGCGTCAGCCTGGTAACCCAGCTCGGCGGCTGCGACACGGACCTTCTCCACCATCGCCTTGCTGGCGCCGCTGCCGTGCAACGCGCGGGAGGCGGAGGCGAGGGAGACGCCGGCGCGGTCAGCGACCTGCGGCAGGGTGGCTCGGTGAGTGCCCATGCGGTTTCCCTCCTCATCGTTGATGGCGGTGCGCAGACGTCCAGTCGAACTGGAAACGTTTCCAAGTCGTCGCTGTTGGAAACGTTCTCAGACAGAGTTGCGGTTGTCAACACCGAGCACCGGTGCGACGTCTTGACGGACGATCACCACGACGGCGGTCAGGTGATCCCGCGGCAGGTCCCCGCGACGTCGTCTCCGGCTGCTGCCGCTTCCCGTGGTGGGGCCGAGGGCGGTTGGGTCCAAGGTCCCTGCTCTGGGACCTTCGACCCAACCGCGTTTCCGGCGCTAGCCGGACAATTCCCGCAGGGCGACGGCGTCCGCACGGCCCACCCGCCCGTGCTCGAACGATCCGGCCCGCCGGGTGCGGGCACGAGAGGAAGCTGCCATGCGCGCAGTGGTTTTCACCGACTTCCAGACCTTTCCCTCACTCACCGAGGTCGAGCGGCCCGTCCCTGGGCCGGGCGAGGTGCTCCTCAAGGTGGCGGGCTCGGGGGCCTGCCACTCCGACGTCGCGATCTACGAGGACTTCGCCGAGGGCACTCCCGGGGCGATCGCACCGGGCTTCACCCTCGGCCACGAGGTCTCCGGCTGGATCGAGGAGACCGGACCCGGCGTCCACGGATTCACCAAGGGCGAGGCGTTCCTGGCCTACGGCCCGATCGGCTGCGGGCACTGCAAGGCCTGCTCGCGCGGCCAGGACACGTACTGCGAGAACGTGGCGTCGATGCCCTACCTCGGCATCGGGCTGGGCCGGGACGGCGGCATGGCCGAGTACGTGCTCGTCCCGGCGCGCAACCTCGTACCCCTCGGTGACGCCGACCCGGTGGACGCGGCACCGCTGAGCGACGCCGGTCTCACCCCGTACCACGCCATCAAGAACGCCCTGCCGAACCTGGCCGGCGGCGGCCGCTTCGCACTCGTGATCGGGCTCGGCGGGCTCGGGCAGGTGGCGGTGCAGATCCTCACCGCGCTGACCGGGGCGACCGTCATCGCGACCGACATGAAGGACGACGCCATGCGGCGCGCCGAGGCCAACGGTGCGGTGACCGTGCCGGGCGGGGAGAACCAGGTCGCCGCGATCCGCGAGCTCACCGGCGGCCGCGGCGTCGACGCCGCCTTCGACTTCGTCGGGGCCACGCCCACCATCAAGACCGCGCAGGCGTCGATGGCGCAGGGCGGACGGCTCACCGTCGTGGGCATCGCGAACGGCGTCACCGAGTGGTCGTTCTTCACGACCCCGTACGAGTCGACCATCAGCAACACGTACTGGGGCACCATCGCCGACCTGCACGAGGTCGTCGCGATGTACCGCGCGGGCCAGATCCGGCCCGAGGTCGAGCGGTACTCCATGGACGACGCCCTCGAGGCCTACCGCAAGCTCGAGTCCGGCCAGCTCTCGGGCCGCGCCGTCGTCGTGCCGCACGTCTGACCGGCGCACGCGAGTCGGGTGGGTGGTGGACCGCAGGGTCCACCACCCACCCGTGAACACCGCTCCTCCGTCGCACGCCGTCAGCGTTACATGTAACGTAGACCCATGGCTTCTACGAGGGAGCGGGTGAAGGCGCACCGCCGTCGCCTCCGCGAGCAGGGACTCCGGCCGGTGCAGATCTGGGTGCCGGACGTCAACGCCCCTCAGTTCGCCGAGGAGGCGCGTCGACAGTCGGCTGCGGCTGCGCGGAGCGACGCCGAACAGGATGACCAGGCATTCGTCGACGCCATCTCGTGGGAGAGCGCGGACGAGTGAGGCGAGGAGACGTCTTCACCGCTGCAGCACGAGGTCCGGACACCGGAGAGCCGAGACCGGTGGTGATCGTTCAGGACGATCACTTCGACCTGACGGCGTCGGTCACGGTCTGCCCCACGACGACCAGCGAGGTCGAGGCACCGCTCTTCCGTATCCAGGTCGAACCCTCCCTCTCGAACGGACTGACCAGGTCGAGCCGTCTCATGGTCGACAAGGTCACGACCGTTCCTCGAGCCGACCTGGGACAGCGGCTCGGGCGCCTCAGCGACGCCGACATGGTTCGGCTCGACCGTTCCCTCATCGTGTTCCTCGGGCTGGCGGGCTGAACGGACCCAGGGCGAACGGCTCGGCTGGTGCCGACCGATCGGACGACACCGACACCGACTGATGCTCCTATTGGTTGTCAAGCTGCTTGGAGCCATTGGCGGTAGGCGCGGGCGAGGTCGTCGTCGCGGCGGGTGCCGCGTTCGATGGTGGAGATGTGCATGGGCCAGACGCCGAAGTGGGCGGCGGCCTGGGTCAGGGTGATGTTCTTGGCCTGTCGGGCGGGGCGCAAGTCCGCGGTCGCGGGGGCCGTGACGACTCGGGTGAGGTACTTGAACATCTCCCGGGCGAGGGCACGTTTGAGGGTGCGGAGGATCTCTTTGCTCGAGCGGCCTCTGGCGCGTTGTCGCTGAACGTAGGCGCGGGTGGTGGGGTCGCTGGACATGCGGACCAGGGCGACGCGGTGCAGGGCGTTGTTCGCGGCGCGGTCCCCTCCCCGGGAGAGCCGGTAGCGGCGGGTCTTGCCCGAGGAAGCGGGCACCGGTGCGGTGCCGCACAGTGCGGCGAAGGAGGCCTCGTTGCTGAGCCGGTCGGGGTTCGCGCCGGCGGTGATGAGCAGCTGGGCAGCGGTGTCTGGGCCGACGCCGTGGGCGGCGAGCAGACCGGGGTTCATGGACTCCACGACGGTACGGATGTCGCGCTCGAGGTCAGCGGCCTGACTAGTGAGGAACTCGTGTCGTGCGGCGAGGTCCTTCAACGCGCGCATGATGGCCGCGCCGACTGGGTCGTAGCGGGTGGTGCGGCTTCGGGACAGTGCGGTGACCAGCTTGGTGTTGGTCATGGAACGGTACTTCTGCCGGATCGAGTCCGGTGCGGTGACCAGGACTTGGTGGATCTGGTGGATCGTCGCCGTGCGTGCCTTGACCGCGGAGCGGCGGGCCAGGTGCAGGGCGCGCAGGCCGAGGATCTTCTCGTCCTTGGGTGGCGAGGTCGCCCGGCCGGAGAGCACCGCACGGGCGGCGTGATAGGCATCGATGGGGTCGGACTTGCCCTGGCGGCGGCGGACGGTCTTGTCGGGGCGCAGCACCTCTCGGACCTCGAGCCCGCCGGCGGCACATGCCCGGGCGATCCCGGCCCCGTAGGAGCTGGTGCCCTCGATGCCGACCCGCTCGATCGCGCCGTGGCTGTTCAGGAAGTCGTACGCCGCCCGGTAGCCCGCCGGAGTGGTCGCGAACTCGGCGTCGGCGATCTCCCGCCCCAGCACGCTCACGACAGCCACATGGATGGTCTCGGCGTGGGTGTCGATGCCTCCGATGACCTCCTCGGCCCCGTCGTCACGGTCGTCATCTCCTGGTGCCGCTGTCATGCTGGAACCGCCCTTTCGCTGGAGTCGATGGGGTCGACGCCGGTCGGGACGGTCAGACAGGACACTGGTGAGGAACCGCCAAGCTCTTATCAGGTCATGACCGGCCCGGCCGGTGCCATGCCCGAGGGGCCGGACAGATCAACTGGAAGGCAACCCAGCAGGGCGCCAGTCAGTAGGCGGGTCACGACCCCTCGGAACACGCTTCCTATCATCAGTGTCGGTGGGGGCACCTACCATGGCGCGCATGACCGAGGAGGCGACGGCGGAGCTCGGCCCGGACCCCTGGGCCGCCTACCTCGCGGGTCCGGAGTCCATCCCGACCTACCTGACCTCGCGCCACGCGGCGCAGTACCGCACCGTCGTCGACGTCCTCCTCGCCACGCAGGACTCCTCGCTCACCGGCATGAGCTTCGACGAGGCACGCTCCGCCGTCGTCGCGCACCTGACCGCGGTCCTCGACAGCGAGACGGCGCGGCGACTCACCGACGAGGAGGTGTTCCCGCTCGAGGCCCGTCTCGAGCAGCTCGCGGACTGGGGGGTGCTGACCCGGTGGCAGGAGCCGGCCCGCAGCGGTGAGGACTTCCTGCGCCGGCGCGACCGGTACCAGCTGACCCCGCGGGCGGCGGCGCTGCACCACTTCTGGCGGACGCTCGGCGACGACGTCGAGCCCGAGGCCGACATCGCCCTGGCCCCACGGGCGATACGCGAGCGCGCGGAGGCGTTCGAGGTCGCCGTGCTGGCCGCGGACTACACCTCGGCCGCCAACGAGTTCGCCCAGATCAAGGTCCAGCGCGAGTCGATGGCCCGGGCCGCCCGCTCCTGGCAGCGGACCCTGGCCCACGCCCTGGCCGGACGTCCCGAGGAGCACAAGCAGGACCTGCTCTGGCAGACCCTATCCGCCTACATCGCGATGTGGGGCGAGCAGGTCGACGTCCACTCCCCCGCGATCTCGGCGTCGCTGGACCGCCTGGACGCCCGGCTGGACACGGGCGTCTGGCGGGCGTGCGTGCGGGCCTCCATGGGTGAGGGCGCCCCGGAGTCGGCGGTCGACGCCTCGGTCGAGCGGTGGCGCGAGGCCTGGGTGGTGCTGCGCCGCTGGTTCGACGGCCCCGACTCCCAGGCGCGGAGCCTGCGCCGGCAGCTGCGCGACCTCGTCTCCCCGTGGGCGCGCAACATGGGCATCCTCATGGGGTCGGCGGGGACCGTGTCCCGGCGCGGCGACCTCCTCGCGCTCGCGACCGCGATCGAACGTGCCGAGGACGAGGACGTCGCCTGGCAGCTGTGGGACGTCGCGACCGGGTTGTTCGCCTCGCGGCACCTGCTCGTCGCCGCCCCCTCGGCCGAGGATCAGCGACTCTCCTGGGCCGAGGCTCCGCCGGCGCCGATCGCCACGCGGTTCCGGGAGCAGGGTGCCCGCGCCGTGGCCGGTCGGGTCTCCCGGGCCCCGAGCTTCGCCGAGGGGCGCCGGCTCTCCCGGCTGGCGCGCCAGCAGCGCGAGGCCGGACGCGAGGAGGCCATCGCCCGCCTGCGGGCCCGGTCCGGCACCCGGGTGGGGACCTGGCCCCAGATCGACCGCGAGGAGCTCACGGTGCTGCTGGACCTGTTCGCGACCGTGACGCGCCTGAGCCGTCACGGCGACGGCCACGACCGCACCGCCGTCACCGAGGACGGCCGCTGGCGGGTGCGCCTGACCGAGCCGGAGCCCGGCGCGGTGGTGGTCCTCGACTCCCCC is a window from the Georgenia muralis genome containing:
- a CDS encoding IS110 family transposase yields the protein MTAAPGDDDRDDGAEEVIGGIDTHAETIHVAVVSVLGREIADAEFATTPAGYRAAYDFLNSHGAIERVGIEGTSSYGAGIARACAAGGLEVREVLRPDKTVRRRQGKSDPIDAYHAARAVLSGRATSPPKDEKILGLRALHLARRSAVKARTATIHQIHQVLVTAPDSIRQKYRSMTNTKLVTALSRSRTTRYDPVGAAIMRALKDLAARHEFLTSQAADLERDIRTVVESMNPGLLAAHGVGPDTAAQLLITAGANPDRLSNEASFAALCGTAPVPASSGKTRRYRLSRGGDRAANNALHRVALVRMSSDPTTRAYVQRQRARGRSSKEILRTLKRALAREMFKYLTRVVTAPATADLRPARQAKNITLTQAAAHFGVWPMHISTIERGTRRDDDLARAYRQWLQAA
- a CDS encoding antitoxin MazE family protein, translating into MASTRERVKAHRRRLREQGLRPVQIWVPDVNAPQFAEEARRQSAAAARSDAEQDDQAFVDAISWESADE
- a CDS encoding LacI family DNA-binding transcriptional regulator, producing MGTHRATLPQVADRAGVSLASASRALHGSGASKAMVEKVRVAAAELGYQADATGRSLRLRRTFQIAFAVADIGNPVYVEMMKALQGELAGRGYRLMVATTGDSAESTIELVHGLSSGLVDGLVVSPLRVTDALVTALREAPVPVVVIGRSLEDSGLNSVSTDSAGGIGQAVAHIVALGRRRIGFLNGPADTTPGSARRRGFDEAVEREGFSADLVDAETAGDFTVAAGRAGAQALLARHAGHRLDAIVAANDLLAIGAIKAVRETGLHVPEDVAVTGMDDTEIGQVYQPSLTSVSLHSSERGRRAAELMLALLDDPSSGPTNVFVAPELRVRESTCHEEEMA
- a CDS encoding DUF2397 domain-containing protein — its product is MTEEATAELGPDPWAAYLAGPESIPTYLTSRHAAQYRTVVDVLLATQDSSLTGMSFDEARSAVVAHLTAVLDSETARRLTDEEVFPLEARLEQLADWGVLTRWQEPARSGEDFLRRRDRYQLTPRAAALHHFWRTLGDDVEPEADIALAPRAIRERAEAFEVAVLAADYTSAANEFAQIKVQRESMARAARSWQRTLAHALAGRPEEHKQDLLWQTLSAYIAMWGEQVDVHSPAISASLDRLDARLDTGVWRACVRASMGEGAPESAVDASVERWREAWVVLRRWFDGPDSQARSLRRQLRDLVSPWARNMGILMGSAGTVSRRGDLLALATAIERAEDEDVAWQLWDVATGLFASRHLLVAAPSAEDQRLSWAEAPPAPIATRFREQGARAVAGRVSRAPSFAEGRRLSRLARQQREAGREEAIARLRARSGTRVGTWPQIDREELTVLLDLFATVTRLSRHGDGHDRTAVTEDGRWRVRLTEPEPGAVVVLDSPDGALALRDWHFEMTPA
- a CDS encoding NAD(P)-dependent alcohol dehydrogenase, which translates into the protein MRAVVFTDFQTFPSLTEVERPVPGPGEVLLKVAGSGACHSDVAIYEDFAEGTPGAIAPGFTLGHEVSGWIEETGPGVHGFTKGEAFLAYGPIGCGHCKACSRGQDTYCENVASMPYLGIGLGRDGGMAEYVLVPARNLVPLGDADPVDAAPLSDAGLTPYHAIKNALPNLAGGGRFALVIGLGGLGQVAVQILTALTGATVIATDMKDDAMRRAEANGAVTVPGGENQVAAIRELTGGRGVDAAFDFVGATPTIKTAQASMAQGGRLTVVGIANGVTEWSFFTTPYESTISNTYWGTIADLHEVVAMYRAGQIRPEVERYSMDDALEAYRKLESGQLSGRAVVVPHV
- a CDS encoding type II toxin-antitoxin system PemK/MazF family toxin — protein: MRRGDVFTAAARGPDTGEPRPVVIVQDDHFDLTASVTVCPTTTSEVEAPLFRIQVEPSLSNGLTRSSRLMVDKVTTVPRADLGQRLGRLSDADMVRLDRSLIVFLGLAG